A region of the Phaseolus vulgaris cultivar G19833 chromosome 11, P. vulgaris v2.0, whole genome shotgun sequence genome:
AATGATGGCTGGTTAGCAACTCATGGGAAACCTAAAGGTATATATTGCTGTTGGACTGGGGGCTTATACACTTTGCTTTGGTTTTAATCCTCATAGCTTATGcctttacattttcttttcaagaaaacaaatcTGATGAGGATGACAATTTACCTTCGATGGAAAGCCTGGAAATCAGCAAAAAGAGTTCTATTAAGCGAATTTCTTCTTACATGGGACCCGAGGATGACGAAGATATTCCAGATATGGCCGAGTTTGATGATAATTGCAATCTTATTGAAAATGACCCTGTAAGTTGATACTGCTTTTTCAGAAGAGGGGTTGTGTTTCCTAACCGTTGTACATCTATTTGGGACTTGATGTTTAAATTTTACTGAATCAAATGAAAGACAATAGAAATATATAGTTTGATATTTCAGATGTAGTAGTGTCAAAGAAATAGATATATAGGAAAAGAAGTTGGGAGGAGAGGTTCTTATAGCAGTTACGCGGTACATTTGAGATTTTTGGTGTCATTACTTTTTCAGAATAATTTTCATGCATATGATCAAGGAACCTAAATACTATCTTTATAATGTTTAAGTGGGTGGGTCTGGACCATGGTGCACCTTAGGGTTTATTTGGTGTCATaatatttcatttcattttctgttagttttatttattttttaacaatgtACTTTCACTTATTCCTTCTACCTATTTGATACTGATTTAAGAAATGTGATTTCTGTTATTCTTTCTTCTTATGTTAATGGGAGGCCACTCTTCAGTCCACGTATCTAGTAGCCCATGAACCTGATGATGATAATATTCTACGAACCCGAACTTACGATGTCAGCATAACGTAAGATGAATTTCAATATGATTTTTCATGTTTGTCATTTTATGCTAGTCTATACTTTTTGCCCTCAACTAGGCTTATTAAATGTACCCCTCTATATGATCAATGTTTTATGACTTCAATATCTTCATGTGTGTCTATGGCTTCTCTTTGATGTTCTGATTATGGTTGCTTCCACAAAATTGGTACTTATGATGATATCATGAAAATTTTGGTACCGGCAATATATAGTTAGTTTGGTTCTGCTACTTCTTTTACAAAGTTTTTgataatttcaaaaaaataccagttataaacaattaatttggaaacaaaaaacagaaGCGTCTTTAAACTGAATGTTATATTGTTTTTAAGAATTATAAATGTTAAACATCAAGAAACaatgtttcttttttaaatatttctgtATACAACAGCAGCATAAGTGGTATCAATTTCTCTTTTGGATGATATCTTATCCtatatttttaccttttttctCTATTATTGTTTTCTGTCTCCCTCCCCCCACCCACCCtcaccaaaaaaataaaatattgtgttATAGTAGAATCAAATAGCTTTTTGACAATGATTTTTAAAGGTGGACCCTACTCATTTTGCAGGTATGATAAATATTATCAAACACCACGAGTATGGCTTACTGGGTATGATGAGGTTTGTTTCATTCACTTGATCCTTGTAACTATATTTTAGTCATGTTTGAATTATCTATAGGAGGACTACGGCAAAGCTACTTGCGCTAGAATTAACATTGCTGATACCATAGAATAGATAACCAAAAAAATGATCCAATTCTTAACATGTGGATGATCGAAAATGAATGTACTCTTCAAAGTTTTATGAGTAAGGAAGGAATTATGTACTGTCCCTCTGTTATCTATATGAAGTATTGGCACTGTAAAAATGAAGTCGCTGACATAATGCAAACTTTCAACATGTGAAATTCCGTGTCGTATGGTATTCTCATTTGACTGTttgatgaattattttttagttgtaCAAACATATAAACCTTTCATCATTTCCAACTATACCTTGgaatttgtatataatttagtaATTCCATCTCTTATCCTTGGCAGGCAGCAATGCTTTTGCAACCAGAACTTGTCCTTGAAGATGTTAGTCAAGATCATGCTCGTAAAACGGTGAGATATTAGACGTGAATGTatgtatgtgtatatatatagagagagagatggATAGATAGAAAGAAAGATAGATAGATGCATCTAGTGAGAAGTATGTCTTTACTGTACGACTACGCATGAATGATCGAGATTAAAGGGTAGGTAAGGCCATGATTTTTGTATTCTAATCTTGAACATTCGTGATTAGGTCTAATAGTCAAAGTGTATCCTTTTATAATCAGTTTCTCACATAATAAGGGCCCTCTCGTTCTAATTCTCACAATGTTGAACTAAAATTATGGCAGGTAACAATTGAAGACCATCCTCACTTGCCTGGGAAGCATGCATCTATTCATCCATGTCGACATGGAGCAGTGATGAAGAAAATCATTGATGTGTTGATGTCACGTGGTGTTGAGCCTGAAGTTGACAAGTAAACCCTTTCTTCCCAAGATATTGCTTTCCTTTGTAGAAATAATTCATTCATATTATGAGTACTGGTACCCCATGTTGTGGCACAAACAAACAATAACACAAATATTTCTTACCAATCAGTTTCACAGATGTATAGCCATTAGATATGGACTTTAACCCCTTGCTTCTAGTTCATGAATCTAAAGAGAAGTACCTGTTCCTAATGAGACGACATACTCACATCACATATACTTATTTCTGTAGGTACCTATTCTTATTCCTAAAATTTATGGCTTCTGTAATTCCAACAATCGAGTACGATTACACCATGGACTTTGATCTTGGTAGCTCCAGCAATTGACCAAGGTAATTGTGATTATTACTTATTATTTGTTATCATTTAAATTGCTTACTGTTGCTATTATTTAAATACTTCACAAGTGATGGTGCATCATTCCATAAGTCATGTAAATGTCAATACTCTATCATGTTCAATCCGATGCAAAACACTTTTAAACTATGAGGCTcagacactcctcttaaatggtgtgtccgTGTCGGACACCGACACTCTACGACATGTATCGGTGAAGTGTccgattaaaaaaatatttgttggatttttaaCCATTCTAACACGATTCTAATACAACTTTAATAAAGAGAAATATCTTAGTTTTccaaaaactcaaacttattgtataaatttttattatgattacaaaaataagaaacaaatccctTTGAACCGGTCATGAGAAACCTCTTTCTGcttcaaattttttttgaaacatacttgtgcacataaatcttttgtcaatttacataattcataattatataatatatagatttgtgtcctatattttagagattatacgtatctttgtatcctatattttagagattatacgtatcttcgtGTCCGTGTGAGTGTCTATGCTATGTAGCTTGTAAACTTTAACAATCATGAATCCCTTCTTCCATTTATCTTAGTTGGTGGACGCAGTGGTGGCTTTGCTAGCACACTGATACATACTCTTTTGGTGACAGATATTAGTGATTATGATGATTTGTATTGTTTGTGTTTTTCAGATGGTAGGTGCTAGTTGAAGGGGGCATATTGTCCATTGCTGGTTTTCAGTGATCCGCAGCACCAATGTTTTCTGTTTATTTCTGAGCATAATCTTTGGTTGTCACACAGTTGGTGTACATGTCATGTAAATGATGACAGTGTGAGTCATTACTATCAATATGTTGGACCAATTTCCTTCAAGATTTGTACATAACATAATTCACACACCATTCTAAATCTAACGTTATGCTTTCCCTTCTCCATCATTAAATCTATCTGATTTTGCATTTGGTTGATTAGTAGACTTTACTATTTCATTGCAAGTAATGGTCAATCATGTAATCATCAAAAGCTTCAAATTTGGCTTTGACATTTAAAAAGATAtagaattattatttatgatttatcGAATCTCtttgaaatataaaaactgGTAGTTTTTCAGCGATGAAGAAACAAAAGGGTATTTCTTGTGTTTCTCATGGGCAAAACTCAATATTCAAATCTCACATGAATCTTTCATTAAACTACTACacaaattaattttctaaatgttgtattaatattttattattcattatAGTCTATTAGTCCTGAaatacatgaaattgtttttatttgtcGTCCTCTTTGATTTCGATAAATaagcttaaataaaaaaaatgtttagaaAGGATAAAATAAGTGTTTAATAAATGTCTCttaggtatatatatatatatatatatatatatatatatatatatatatatactaagtttataataataataatgtaacgTCGGATTTATATTGGTAACTTAATTGGATATAAATTTGACGTGGTGTAATCATGAAAATGATTATTAAATTTTAGCTAagtatgtttatgtttatgacGGACAAGAGAATTTTTACTCTCGTCTACATCAATTTTGTCAAAATATTATAGATTCTTTATTTTCTAGTTACATGATTTaggtgttttttattttttattctttataaattcacaaATTGATTATTATGTCGATAGAAGATAAATGGGAAGAGATCACTAAAAAAAACTCTATAAATAAaggagaattaaaaaaataagataaatattatatatgcaATACATaatgtaataataaattttatgttcTTATTAGTTTGATGGTCaggtcttgaaaaccacctctaaataataataataataataagacagttaacataattaaaaagaaatactATTACAAGAACTATTTTATTTACCTTTTACTCAAAACattgacaataaaaaaaaattactacaattttaaaaaatattgaaaaaaatttatatacaacCAAAAACTAAAAATGATTATTATGAATGTTATGGATTATAGATGTAGAATTTGACCATTTAATCACGTTTGAATACGGGTTCTGTATCTTATGGTGCCGGAATCAATCGTGGTCTTCCTTAGCGGTGTTAGGTTAGGGCTTGCAGCGTTTCACTGCGTTTCGTTACGGTACCACATTTTGCTTATTCTACTTtcta
Encoded here:
- the LOC137819752 gene encoding autophagy-related protein 3 isoform X2; the encoded protein is MVLSQKLHEAFKGTVERITGPRTVSAFKEKGVLSVSEFVTAGDNLVAKCPTWSWESGEPGKRKPYLPPDKQLLITRNVPCLRRAASVEEEYEAAGGEVLLDGDDNDGWLATHGKPKENKSDEDDNLPSMESLEISKKSSIKRISSYMGPEDDEDIPDMAEFDDNCNLIENDPSTYLVAHEPDDDNILRTRTYDVSITYDKYYQTPRVWLTGYDEAAMLLQPELVLEDVSQDHARKTVTIEDHPHLPGKHASIHPCRHGAVMKKIIDVLMSRGVEPEVDKYLFLFLKFMASVIPTIEYDYTMDFDLGSSSN
- the LOC137819752 gene encoding autophagy-related protein 3 isoform X1 yields the protein MVLSQKLHEAFKGTVERITGPRTVSAFKEKGVLSVSEFVTAGDNLVAKCPTWSWESGEPGKRKPYLPPDKQLLITRNVPCLRRAASVEEEYEAAGGEVLLDGDDNDGWLATHGKPKENKSDEDDNLPSMESLEISKKSSIKRISSYMGPEDDEDIPDMAEFDDNCNLIENDPATLQSTYLVAHEPDDDNILRTRTYDVSITYDKYYQTPRVWLTGYDEAAMLLQPELVLEDVSQDHARKTVTIEDHPHLPGKHASIHPCRHGAVMKKIIDVLMSRGVEPEVDKYLFLFLKFMASVIPTIEYDYTMDFDLGSSSN